In Micromonospora sp. WMMD980, the following are encoded in one genomic region:
- a CDS encoding acyl-CoA carboxylase subunit beta has protein sequence MPEQTVTEPTTAGRIAALDARHRQVVETAEDRARQKQHQKGKLTARERLDLLFDPGSFVELDEFVRHRCTDYGMDGDRPDGDGVITGYGTVDGRQVCAFSQDFTILGGSMGEACGGKVMKLMDLAMKIGCPVVGINDSGGARIQEGVLSLAHYAEIGRRNVLASGVIPQISLIMGPCAGGAVYSPAMTDVTVMVRDTSYMFVTGPEVVAAVMGERTTRDELGGAETNSEVAGNVHHVADDEPAAIAWVRDLLGYLPGNNREEPPVFAHTGAPEVTERDRHLDGIMPDSANRTYDMVELIERVVDEDSLLPFQEAFAPNIICALASVEGRSVGVVANQPGHLAGAIDLDASVKAARFVRMCDAFRIPILTLVDVPGYLPGAQQERMGIIRHGAKLLYAYSEATVPLVTVVVGKAYGGGYAVMGSKHLGADINLAWPTAKIAVMGAGGAVLMLYRKALATAEGADRERLLAKYTEEYRQLFDSPYIAAERGYVDRVIRPSQTRLEVARALRALRHKRAELPAKRHGNIPL, from the coding sequence ATGCCTGAGCAGACAGTCACGGAGCCCACCACCGCCGGGCGCATCGCCGCGCTGGACGCGCGGCACCGGCAGGTGGTGGAGACGGCCGAGGACCGGGCCCGGCAGAAGCAGCACCAGAAGGGCAAGCTGACCGCGCGCGAGCGGCTCGACCTGCTCTTCGACCCCGGATCCTTCGTGGAGCTCGACGAGTTCGTGCGGCACCGGTGCACCGACTACGGCATGGACGGCGACCGGCCGGACGGCGACGGGGTGATCACCGGCTACGGCACCGTCGACGGCCGGCAGGTGTGCGCGTTCTCCCAGGACTTCACGATCCTGGGCGGCAGCATGGGCGAGGCGTGCGGCGGCAAGGTCATGAAGCTCATGGACCTGGCCATGAAGATCGGCTGCCCGGTCGTCGGCATCAACGACTCCGGTGGCGCCCGGATCCAGGAGGGCGTGCTCTCGCTGGCGCACTACGCCGAGATCGGGCGGCGCAACGTGCTCGCCTCGGGCGTGATCCCGCAGATCTCACTGATCATGGGACCGTGTGCGGGCGGCGCGGTGTACTCGCCGGCGATGACCGACGTGACGGTGATGGTGCGCGACACGTCGTACATGTTCGTGACCGGCCCCGAGGTGGTCGCCGCGGTGATGGGGGAGCGCACCACCCGCGACGAGCTGGGCGGCGCGGAGACCAACAGCGAGGTCGCCGGCAACGTGCACCACGTGGCCGACGACGAGCCGGCCGCGATCGCCTGGGTCCGCGACCTGCTGGGCTACCTGCCCGGCAACAACCGCGAGGAGCCGCCGGTGTTCGCGCACACCGGCGCGCCGGAGGTCACCGAGCGCGACCGGCACCTCGACGGCATCATGCCGGACTCGGCGAACCGCACGTACGACATGGTCGAGCTGATCGAGCGGGTCGTCGACGAGGACTCGCTGCTGCCGTTCCAGGAGGCGTTCGCGCCGAACATCATCTGCGCGCTGGCCTCGGTCGAGGGGCGCTCGGTCGGCGTGGTGGCCAACCAGCCCGGGCACCTGGCCGGCGCGATCGACCTGGACGCGTCGGTCAAGGCGGCGCGCTTCGTGCGGATGTGCGACGCGTTCCGGATCCCGATCCTCACCCTGGTCGACGTGCCGGGCTACCTGCCCGGCGCGCAGCAGGAGCGGATGGGCATCATCAGGCACGGCGCCAAGCTGCTGTACGCGTACTCCGAGGCCACCGTCCCGCTGGTGACCGTGGTCGTCGGGAAGGCCTACGGCGGGGGTTACGCGGTGATGGGCTCCAAGCACCTGGGCGCCGACATCAACCTCGCCTGGCCGACCGCCAAGATCGCGGTGATGGGCGCCGGCGGGGCGGTGCTGATGCTCTACCGCAAGGCGCTGGCCACCGCCGAGGGCGCCGACCGCGAGCGCCTGCTGGCCAAGTACACCGAGGAGTACCGGCAACTGTTCGACTCGCCGTACATCGCGGCCGAGCGGGGCTACGTCGACCGGGTGATCCGTCCGTCGCAGACCCGCCTGGAGGTGGCCCGCGCGCTGCGGGCGCTGCGGCACAAGCGGGCCGAGCTGCCGGCGAAGCGGCACGGCAACATCCCGCTCTGA
- a CDS encoding ABC transporter permease has translation MTVARGTWLVFHRQISQIIRSPIWIFLSILDPLVYLFLFAPLLQRALNAPTSGAAYTTFVPGLLVLLAIFGGMFAGFNMLVELRAGMIERARVTPMSTVALLLGRSLKDVANLLFQAAIVTLTAMLFGLTVRLPELLLGFLLVGMIALGMSALSNGAALKLKTEGILSPLINTVGHPLLMLSGILLPLALAPVWLQNVANLNVFSWVVRGMRELFAGHPEAPVVWQSFAVLTVLTTLSVYWASRQFARSIR, from the coding sequence ATGACCGTCGCCCGCGGCACCTGGCTGGTGTTCCACCGCCAGATCAGCCAGATCATCCGCAGTCCGATCTGGATCTTCCTGAGCATCCTGGATCCGCTGGTCTATCTGTTCCTGTTCGCGCCGCTGCTCCAGCGGGCGCTGAACGCGCCGACGTCCGGGGCGGCGTACACCACGTTCGTGCCCGGCCTACTGGTGCTGCTGGCCATCTTCGGCGGCATGTTCGCCGGCTTCAACATGCTCGTGGAGCTGCGGGCCGGCATGATCGAGCGGGCCCGGGTGACGCCGATGAGCACGGTGGCGCTGCTGCTCGGCCGATCTCTCAAGGACGTCGCGAACCTGCTGTTCCAGGCCGCCATCGTGACGCTGACCGCGATGCTGTTCGGCCTGACCGTACGCCTGCCGGAGCTGCTGCTCGGTTTCCTGCTGGTCGGCATGATCGCGCTCGGCATGTCGGCGCTGTCCAACGGGGCGGCGCTGAAGCTGAAGACCGAGGGCATCCTGAGCCCGCTGATCAACACGGTGGGGCACCCGCTGCTGATGCTCTCCGGCATCCTGCTGCCGCTGGCGCTGGCGCCGGTGTGGCTGCAGAACGTGGCCAACCTCAACGTGTTCTCCTGGGTGGTCCGCGGGATGCGTGAGCTGTTCGCCGGGCACCCGGAGGCACCGGTGGTCTGGCAGAGCTTCGCCGTCCTGACGGTCCTGACCACCCTGTCGGTCTACTGGGCGTCCCGCCAGTTCGCCCGCAGCATCCGGTAA
- a CDS encoding ATP-binding cassette domain-containing protein, producing MIEVNELRKSYRIRFGRKTIDVDAVRGVSFDVQKGQVLGLLGSNGAGKTTTIRMLTTLIRPDSGTAVIADADLATEAAEVRRRIGYVSQGGCTADNSTAREELVLQARMFGIGKAEARERAARALDTFKLTDYADRRCKTYSGGQRRRVDIAMGLINEPRVLFLDEPTAGLDPAGRADIRGEIERLRADGMTVLVTTHYLEEADALCDRVAIVEKGQVVAAGTPEELKRQVAGDVVTLGLNGSTPAAEKIMTGAAYVTRLESTDEGLRLFVDSGNRVLPKILHDLDDAGIVPDTIEVHRPSLDDVFLAKAGRSLTAA from the coding sequence ATGATCGAGGTCAACGAACTGCGCAAGTCGTACCGGATCCGCTTCGGGCGGAAGACCATCGACGTCGACGCCGTGCGTGGTGTCAGCTTCGACGTCCAGAAAGGACAGGTGCTCGGCCTGCTCGGCTCGAACGGCGCGGGCAAGACCACCACCATCCGGATGCTCACCACGCTCATCCGGCCGGACAGCGGCACCGCCGTCATCGCCGACGCCGACCTCGCCACCGAGGCGGCCGAGGTGCGGCGGCGCATCGGGTACGTCTCGCAGGGCGGGTGCACCGCGGACAACTCGACCGCCCGGGAGGAGCTCGTCCTCCAGGCCCGCATGTTCGGCATCGGCAAGGCCGAGGCCCGCGAGCGGGCCGCGCGGGCGCTGGACACGTTCAAGCTCACCGACTACGCCGACCGGCGGTGCAAGACCTACTCGGGCGGCCAGCGGCGGCGGGTGGACATCGCCATGGGCCTCATCAACGAGCCCCGGGTGCTGTTCCTGGACGAGCCGACCGCCGGTCTCGACCCGGCCGGCCGGGCCGACATCCGCGGCGAGATCGAGCGCCTGCGCGCCGACGGCATGACCGTGCTCGTCACCACCCACTACCTCGAGGAGGCCGACGCCCTCTGCGACCGGGTGGCCATCGTCGAGAAGGGGCAGGTCGTCGCGGCGGGCACGCCGGAGGAGCTGAAGCGTCAGGTCGCCGGCGACGTGGTCACGCTCGGGCTGAACGGCAGCACGCCGGCCGCCGAGAAGATCATGACCGGGGCCGCCTACGTGACCCGGCTCGAATCCACCGACGAGGGCCTGCGCCTGTTCGTCGACTCCGGCAACCGCGTGCTGCCGAAGATCCTGCACGACCTCGACGACGCCGGCATCGTGCCGGACACGATCGAGGTGCACCGGCCGTCGCTCGACGACGTGTTCCTGGCCAAAGCCGGCCGCTCGCTCACCGCAGCCTGA